The Gossypium hirsutum isolate 1008001.06 chromosome D06, Gossypium_hirsutum_v2.1, whole genome shotgun sequence genome contains the following window.
GCATGCGTTCAAAGTATTCAACTGGGCCTGGATTTGGGGTTTACGGCGGTCGAAGTTGAAGGAGATGCCCTttctattgtaaaaaaaaaaatacagaaaGAAAGGTACAAAAGGTCTGAAAAAAGGGAATCGATGCTTGATGAGAAATGGGTTTCTTGAGTATGTTAGAGAATAAGTGGAAAGAGATCATAGGGGGATGGTGTTGTTGGTCTGAGTTTTTGCATAGTTTGGCAAGTTGGGGGACAAGAAGCATCTGGAGAATAGAGATGAAATGGAAGTCGGATGGTTTCTAgttattggaaaaaaaaaagataaattattgAGGGGTTACTATCCAGTTGTTGGATCTTAGTTGTGCTGCATTAATTGCTTAGGCTAGTTGCTTGGATGCTTCAAGAGCAAGCTCCTTTCTTTGCTGGATTATTGGGCTGATTGGGTTAGCCCAATTTTATTGTTTTGCCTGTTTGTTGCTTGCGCTTTATTgttgattaattgaataaaattccaaatgataatttaaaaaaatcaaaaaatgacCAACACTTTATATTTGAGGggtacacatatatgtatatataatcaaGGGCTTATATCCAAGTTATCAAAAGAAGAACATGGCGGGGATTAACCCAAGTAATAGAAATCTAAGGAATGTTGTTGGATGGAGAAAATTTGCTGCACTCTTTTTGGCACGAGGTCGAAGAAGACTTCCACCGCCATAGCTTCCTCCTGCTTTCCCTCCTTTCTTCTTTTGCTCAataattactttcttttctctttgaaCCATCTTCAAATGAAGTGCTTCATGCCAACCCTTGATTGTTTTTTCATGCCACTCCAAAACATCtgcatgaaaaaaaattaaatgggttTCTTAATTGATGACCAAATATTAAATTTCGTGATCTACTTTTTccatttacaaaatttaaaattcctttctcaaagcaaaagaaaaaaaaaaacttacctttGAGTTGTTTTTCCTTCATCAAGGGCTTGAGATCATTGACAGCAGCCTCTGATGGTGAGATGAAAGCTCTTTCACttaagaaacataaaattatgaaaatgatccATTGAAAAACccttctcttcattttctttccaCTAGCAATTTTTTCCCCTTGGGCTACTTTTTT
Protein-coding sequences here:
- the LOC107901601 gene encoding uncharacterized protein, giving the protein MKRRVFQWIIFIILCFLSERAFISPSEAAVNDLKPLMKEKQLKDVLEWHEKTIKGWHEALHLKMVQREKKVIIEQKKKGGKAGGSYGGGSLLRPRAKKSAANFLHPTTFLRFLLLGLIPAMFFF